The Rhodococcus sp. X156 genome window below encodes:
- the rpmF gene encoding 50S ribosomal protein L32, producing MAVPKRKMSRANTRDRRSQWKTTAPTLVTCPNRACGEQKLPHIACPSCGTYNNRQVTAV from the coding sequence GTGGCCGTCCCGAAGCGCAAGATGTCCCGTGCCAACACCAGGGACCGCCGTAGCCAGTGGAAGACCACTGCTCCCACCCTGGTGACCTGCCCCAACCGGGCGTGTGGCGAGCAGAAGCTCCCGCACATCGCCTGCCCGTCCTGCGGCACCTACAACAACCGTCAGGTCACCGCGGTCTGA
- a CDS encoding acylphosphatase, whose amino-acid sequence MPDPTTDTLPVRLAAWVHGHVQGVGFRWWTRSRALELGLVGSASNQRDGRVLVVAEGPRAQCEQLLQALRGGATPGAVDTVVHTWEPARGGLHGFVER is encoded by the coding sequence ATGCCTGATCCGACGACCGACACGCTTCCCGTCCGCCTCGCCGCATGGGTGCACGGTCACGTGCAGGGCGTCGGCTTCCGCTGGTGGACCCGCTCGAGGGCGCTGGAGCTGGGCCTGGTGGGCAGCGCCAGCAACCAGCGCGACGGTCGGGTGCTGGTGGTCGCCGAGGGCCCCCGCGCGCAGTGCGAGCAGCTGCTGCAGGCGCTGCGCGGGGGCGCGACCCCGGGCGCCGTGGACACCGTGGTGCACACCTGGGAGCCGGCGCGCGGCGGCCTGCACGGCTTCGTGGAGCGGTAG
- a CDS encoding DivIVA domain-containing protein encodes MYRVFEALDELVAIVEEARGVPMTAGCVVPRGDVLELLDDVRDAIPGELDDAQDVIDHRDKVVGDARAEAESTVAAANAEAKATLASARAEAERMVAQARDRAEQIITDAQGQASRTIDEGEREFEKLTSRARAEAERMVTAGESSYERSVSEGEAEQRRLVSQTEIVQVARDESAKIIDAAHDESDRLRAECDVYVDTKLATFEETLTGTLRTITRGRQQLRAGLGTPDYRS; translated from the coding sequence TTGTACCGGGTTTTCGAGGCGCTCGACGAGCTGGTCGCCATCGTCGAAGAGGCGCGCGGCGTCCCGATGACCGCAGGCTGCGTGGTGCCGCGCGGGGACGTGCTGGAGCTGCTCGACGACGTGCGTGACGCCATCCCCGGCGAGCTCGACGACGCCCAGGACGTGATCGACCACCGGGACAAGGTGGTGGGCGACGCCCGCGCCGAGGCCGAGAGCACCGTGGCCGCGGCCAACGCGGAGGCCAAGGCCACGCTGGCCAGTGCCCGCGCCGAGGCCGAGCGGATGGTGGCGCAGGCCCGCGACCGCGCCGAGCAGATCATCACCGACGCCCAGGGGCAGGCCTCGCGCACCATCGACGAGGGCGAGCGGGAGTTCGAGAAGCTCACCTCCCGTGCCCGGGCCGAGGCCGAGCGCATGGTCACCGCCGGCGAGAGCTCCTACGAGCGCTCGGTCAGCGAGGGCGAGGCCGAGCAGCGCCGCCTGGTGTCGCAGACCGAGATCGTTCAGGTGGCCAGGGACGAGTCGGCCAAGATCATCGACGCCGCCCACGACGAGTCCGACCGCCTGCGAGCGGAGTGTGACGTCTACGTGGACACCAAGCTGGCGACCTTCGAGGAGACCCTCACCGGCACCCTGCGCACCATCACCCGCGGCCGCCAGCAGCTGCGGGCCGGGCTCGGCACCCCCGACTACCGCAGCTGA
- the coaD gene encoding pantetheine-phosphate adenylyltransferase: MSSAVCPGSFDPVTNGHLDVIERSSHLFDELVVAVLVNKKKQGLFTVDERIDMLRECTAHLPNVRVDSSHGLLVDYAKAHGLRSIVKGLRAVSDFDYELQMAQMNQQLSGVDTLFISTNPLYSFVSSSLVKEVATYGGDVSHLLPDLVHTRLLERLAANASQ; the protein is encoded by the coding sequence ATGAGCAGTGCGGTCTGCCCGGGTTCCTTCGACCCCGTCACCAACGGGCACCTCGACGTCATCGAGCGGTCCTCCCACCTGTTCGACGAGCTCGTCGTCGCGGTGCTGGTGAACAAGAAGAAGCAGGGCCTGTTCACGGTGGACGAGCGCATCGACATGCTGCGGGAGTGCACCGCGCACCTGCCCAACGTGCGGGTGGACTCCTCGCACGGCCTGCTGGTCGACTACGCCAAGGCGCACGGCCTGCGCTCCATCGTCAAGGGCCTGCGCGCAGTCAGCGACTTCGACTACGAGCTGCAGATGGCGCAGATGAACCAGCAGCTCTCCGGGGTGGACACCTTGTTCATCTCCACCAACCCGCTGTACAGCTTCGTGTCCAGCTCGCTGGTCAAGGAGGTGGCCACCTACGGTGGTGACGTCTCGCACCTGCTTCCCGATCTGGTGCACACCCGGCTGCTGGAACGATTGGCCGCCAACGCCTCTCAGTGA
- a CDS encoding pyruvate carboxylase, translating into MFQKVLVANRGEIAIRAFRAAYELGAGTVAVFAYEDRNSGHRMKADESYQIGEEGHPVRAYLSVPDLIAVAQRCGADAIYPGYGFLSENPDLAAACAEAGITFIGPSAEVLELTGNKARAIATAREAGLPVLASSEPTDDVEQLLAVAEDMTFPVFVKAVAGGGGRGMRRVIEPADLRENIEAAMREAESAFGDATVFLEQAVLNPRHIEVQVLADGQGNVIHLYERDCSVQRRHQKVLEMAPAPNLDPALRERMCNDAVSFATAIGYSCAGTVEFLLDADGNYVFIEMNPRIQVEHTVTEEVTDVDLVQAQMRVAAGESLADLGLAQEDIVLHGAAVQLRITTEDPNNAFRPDTGRITAYRSPGGAGVRLDGGTTLGAEVGAYFDSMMVKLTCRGRDFDTAVARARRAVTEFRIRGVSTNIPFLQSVLEDPDFRAGRVTTSFIEERPQLLNANASADRGTKLLTYLADVTVNQPNGEVPVAVDPLEKLPAIDLDAPPPDGSRQRLLRLGPEGFAADLRAQKALAVTDTTFRDAHQSLLATRVRTKDMLAVAGHVARMTPQLLSLEAWGGATYDVALRFLAEDPWDRLADLREAVPNICLQMLLRGRNTVGYTPYPERVTDAFVAEAASTGIDIFRIFDALNDVDQMRPAIDAVRATGTAVAEVALCYTGDLSDPAEKLYTLDYYLGLAEQIVAAGAHVLAIKDMAGLLRAPAAATLVGALRERFDLPVHVHTHDTAGGQLATYLAAAEHGADAVDGAMASMAGTTSQPALSAIVAATDHTPRATGLDLQAVCDQEPYWEAVRRVYAPFEAGLSAPTGRVYHHEIPGGQLSNLRQQAIALGLGERFEEVEAMYAGADRMLGHLVKVTPSSKVVGDLALQLVGAGVSVQDFEADPKRFDIPDSVIGFLRGELGVPPGGWPEPFRTRALEGRAEAEPTPELTAEDEQQLRDAPRETLNRLLFAGPTREFVEHREQFGDTSVLASGEFFYGLRYGAEHEVELEPGVRLLIGLEAISDPDERGMRSVMCTLNGQLRPVQVRDHSVASDAPVTEKADRAVPGHVAAPFAGVVTLSVQEGAEVAEGDPIGTIEAMKMEAAISAPVAGTVKRVALSGVSPVEGGDLLVVLE; encoded by the coding sequence ATGTTCCAGAAGGTGCTAGTTGCCAACCGTGGCGAGATCGCCATCCGTGCCTTTCGTGCGGCCTACGAGCTGGGGGCGGGCACCGTCGCCGTCTTCGCCTACGAGGACCGCAACTCCGGCCACCGGATGAAGGCCGACGAGAGCTACCAGATCGGCGAGGAGGGCCACCCCGTCCGGGCGTACCTCTCGGTGCCCGACCTCATTGCGGTGGCCCAGCGCTGCGGCGCCGACGCCATCTACCCCGGGTACGGCTTCCTCTCCGAGAACCCCGACCTGGCGGCGGCCTGCGCCGAGGCCGGAATCACCTTCATCGGCCCCTCCGCCGAGGTCCTCGAGCTCACCGGGAACAAGGCGCGGGCCATCGCCACGGCCCGGGAGGCCGGCCTGCCGGTGCTGGCGTCCAGCGAGCCCACCGACGACGTGGAGCAGCTGCTGGCGGTCGCCGAGGACATGACCTTCCCGGTGTTCGTCAAGGCGGTGGCCGGGGGTGGCGGGCGCGGCATGCGCCGGGTGATCGAGCCGGCGGACCTGCGGGAGAACATCGAGGCCGCCATGCGGGAGGCGGAGTCAGCCTTCGGCGACGCCACCGTGTTCCTGGAGCAGGCGGTGCTCAACCCCCGCCACATCGAGGTGCAGGTGCTCGCCGACGGCCAGGGCAACGTCATCCACCTCTACGAGCGCGACTGCTCGGTGCAGCGTCGCCACCAGAAGGTGCTGGAGATGGCACCGGCGCCCAACCTGGACCCGGCCCTCCGCGAGCGGATGTGCAACGACGCGGTCAGCTTCGCCACCGCCATCGGCTATTCCTGCGCGGGCACTGTGGAGTTCCTGCTGGACGCCGACGGCAACTACGTCTTCATCGAGATGAACCCCCGCATCCAGGTGGAGCACACGGTCACCGAGGAAGTCACCGACGTGGACCTGGTGCAGGCGCAGATGCGGGTGGCCGCGGGGGAGTCGCTGGCCGACCTGGGCCTGGCGCAGGAGGACATCGTCCTGCACGGTGCCGCGGTGCAGCTGCGGATCACCACCGAGGACCCCAACAACGCCTTCCGCCCGGACACCGGTCGCATCACCGCCTACCGCTCGCCGGGCGGCGCGGGGGTGCGGCTGGACGGCGGCACCACCCTGGGCGCCGAGGTCGGCGCCTACTTCGACTCGATGATGGTCAAGCTGACCTGCCGCGGCCGCGACTTCGACACCGCCGTGGCCCGGGCACGACGGGCGGTCACCGAGTTCCGCATCCGCGGGGTGTCCACCAACATCCCCTTCCTGCAGTCGGTGCTGGAGGACCCGGACTTCCGGGCCGGGCGCGTCACCACCTCCTTCATCGAGGAGCGCCCCCAGCTGCTCAACGCCAACGCCTCCGCCGACCGCGGCACCAAGCTGCTCACCTACCTGGCCGACGTCACGGTGAACCAGCCCAACGGCGAGGTGCCGGTGGCGGTGGACCCGCTGGAGAAGCTGCCCGCGATCGACCTGGACGCACCGCCGCCGGACGGCTCCCGCCAGCGGCTGCTGCGGCTGGGCCCGGAGGGCTTCGCCGCCGACCTGCGGGCGCAGAAGGCCCTCGCCGTCACCGACACCACGTTTCGCGACGCCCACCAGTCGCTGCTGGCCACCCGGGTGCGCACCAAGGACATGCTGGCGGTGGCCGGCCACGTCGCCCGGATGACGCCGCAGCTGCTGAGCCTGGAGGCGTGGGGCGGCGCCACCTACGACGTGGCGCTGCGGTTCCTGGCCGAGGACCCGTGGGACCGGCTGGCCGACCTGCGCGAGGCGGTGCCCAACATCTGCCTGCAGATGCTGCTGCGCGGACGCAACACCGTGGGCTACACCCCCTACCCGGAGCGGGTGACCGACGCCTTCGTGGCCGAGGCGGCCAGCACCGGCATCGACATCTTCCGGATCTTCGACGCCCTCAACGACGTGGACCAGATGCGCCCGGCCATCGACGCCGTGCGCGCCACCGGCACCGCGGTCGCCGAGGTGGCGCTCTGCTACACCGGCGACCTGTCCGACCCGGCGGAGAAGCTCTACACCCTGGACTACTACCTGGGCCTGGCCGAGCAGATCGTGGCGGCCGGTGCGCACGTGCTGGCCATCAAGGACATGGCCGGGCTGCTGCGTGCCCCGGCTGCCGCCACCCTGGTGGGCGCGCTGCGGGAGCGGTTCGACCTGCCGGTGCACGTGCACACCCACGACACCGCCGGCGGCCAGCTGGCCACCTACCTGGCCGCTGCCGAGCACGGTGCCGACGCGGTGGACGGCGCCATGGCCTCCATGGCCGGCACCACCAGCCAGCCCGCGCTCTCGGCCATCGTGGCGGCCACCGACCACACCCCGCGGGCCACCGGCCTGGACCTGCAGGCGGTGTGCGACCAGGAGCCGTACTGGGAGGCGGTGCGCCGGGTCTACGCGCCGTTCGAGGCCGGGCTCAGCGCACCGACGGGACGGGTCTACCACCACGAGATCCCCGGCGGGCAGCTGTCCAACCTGCGCCAGCAGGCCATCGCGCTGGGGCTGGGGGAGCGCTTCGAGGAGGTCGAGGCGATGTACGCCGGGGCCGACCGGATGCTCGGCCACCTGGTCAAGGTGACCCCCTCGTCCAAGGTGGTGGGCGACCTCGCCCTGCAGCTGGTCGGCGCGGGGGTGTCGGTGCAGGACTTCGAGGCCGACCCCAAGCGCTTCGACATCCCCGACTCGGTCATCGGTTTCCTGCGCGGCGAGCTGGGCGTGCCCCCTGGTGGCTGGCCCGAGCCGTTCCGCACCCGCGCGCTGGAGGGTCGGGCGGAGGCCGAGCCCACGCCCGAGCTGACCGCCGAGGACGAGCAGCAGCTGCGGGACGCTCCGCGGGAGACCCTCAACCGGTTGCTCTTCGCCGGGCCCACCCGGGAGTTCGTCGAGCACCGCGAGCAGTTCGGCGACACCTCGGTGCTCGCCAGCGGGGAGTTCTTCTACGGGCTGCGCTACGGCGCCGAGCACGAGGTGGAGCTGGAGCCCGGGGTGCGCCTGCTGATCGGCCTGGAAGCGATCTCCGACCCCGACGAGCGGGGCATGCGGTCGGTGATGTGCACCCTCAACGGGCAGCTGCGCCCGGTGCAGGTGCGCGACCACAGCGTCGCCTCGGACGCCCCGGTGACCGAGAAGGCCGACCGCGCTGTCCCCGGGCACGTGGCTGCACCCTTCGCCGGCGTGGTCACCCTGTCGGTGCAGGAGGGTGCCGAGGTTGCCGAGGGTGACCCGATCGGCACCATCGAGGCCATGAAGATGGAGGCCGCCATCAGCGCGCCGGTGGCCGGCACGGTCAAGCGGGTGGCGCTGAGCGGGGTCTCCCCGGTGGAGGGCGGCGACCTGCTCGTGGTTCTGGAGTGA
- a CDS encoding DUF177 domain-containing protein produces the protein MPAHSHSGTHVDPSAPLVLDTRELGRRPGSMRTVERTVDAPERIGLELIAVPQGDPLELDLRLESVMEGVLVSGTVTASAVGECSRCLETFTRPVQITLTELYYYPAKTPQQAEEDDEARMVEDELIDLAPAVTEAIVLDLPLQPLCSEDCPGLCAQCGVQLAIAEPGHGHETIDPRWAALSAKLDQAGVPEPSAKHSTDDGAPTDLEEK, from the coding sequence ATGCCAGCACACAGTCACTCCGGCACGCACGTGGACCCGTCTGCACCCCTGGTGCTGGACACCCGCGAGCTCGGCCGCCGGCCGGGCAGCATGCGCACCGTCGAGCGCACCGTCGACGCCCCGGAACGCATCGGGCTGGAGCTCATCGCGGTGCCCCAGGGCGACCCGCTGGAGCTCGACCTGCGCCTGGAGTCGGTGATGGAGGGCGTGCTCGTCAGCGGCACCGTCACCGCGTCGGCGGTCGGCGAGTGCTCGCGCTGCCTGGAGACCTTCACCCGGCCGGTGCAGATCACCCTCACCGAGCTGTACTACTACCCGGCCAAGACGCCGCAGCAGGCCGAGGAGGACGACGAGGCCAGGATGGTCGAGGACGAGCTGATCGACCTCGCCCCGGCCGTCACCGAGGCCATCGTGCTCGACCTGCCGCTGCAGCCGTTGTGCTCGGAGGACTGCCCCGGACTGTGCGCCCAGTGTGGTGTTCAGCTGGCGATTGCAGAACCCGGGCACGGGCATGAGACCATAGATCCCCGTTGGGCCGCGCTGTCGGCCAAGCTCGACCAGGCCGGTGTTCCGGAGCCCAGCGCCAAGCACAGCACCGATGACGGTGCGCCAACCGATCTCGAGGAGAAGTAG
- a CDS encoding phosphatidylglycerol lysyltransferase domain-containing protein yields the protein MSGLASFLDTTQDQTVGRLGDLQWSWPYALGLAIFFLLRGLYLRRPLTRNHVLGAVALAVIARLAYDSGRGVLGFIALALAGAVLVFPKTTKAAPEELGRVFALVNRSRDDPLAPFVMHSAKGYFFNSDGTAALGYRARLGIAAVAGDPVGERTDFADLIEEFQAHCRSNGWRVAVLAAGEYCAPLWSRHGLRTVPIGRDVVIDVASFTLQGRQWRNLRQAVQRTHNAGITTEVRSERGLDKETLAELRRLVASSDHRHANRGFSMILDHLLDGRTPGILLAIARDAEGRAVAFHRYATADEGRMLTLDVPYRSADAPNGVDERLSVDMVHHGKEHGGEKVSLAFAAFPEIFESTHRGAGQQAVYVATHLLDPLIRIESLYRFVRKFRALDGQRFAMVRLRQVAFVLAAFLVLEFVPHRRRS from the coding sequence GTGAGCGGGCTCGCCTCGTTCCTGGACACCACCCAGGACCAGACCGTCGGACGCCTCGGCGACCTGCAGTGGTCCTGGCCCTACGCGCTCGGCCTGGCCATCTTCTTCCTGCTGCGCGGGCTCTACCTGCGGCGGCCGCTCACCCGCAACCACGTGCTCGGCGCCGTCGCGCTGGCGGTCATCGCCCGGCTGGCCTACGACAGCGGCCGCGGGGTGCTGGGCTTCATCGCCCTGGCCCTGGCCGGTGCCGTGCTGGTGTTCCCCAAGACGACCAAGGCCGCGCCCGAGGAGCTGGGCCGGGTCTTCGCACTGGTCAACCGCTCCCGGGACGACCCGCTGGCGCCCTTCGTGATGCACTCGGCCAAGGGCTACTTCTTCAACAGCGACGGCACCGCGGCGCTCGGCTACCGGGCCCGCCTGGGCATCGCCGCCGTCGCCGGGGACCCGGTGGGCGAGCGCACCGACTTCGCCGACCTCATCGAGGAGTTCCAGGCGCACTGCCGCAGCAACGGCTGGCGGGTGGCGGTGCTCGCCGCCGGCGAGTACTGCGCACCGCTGTGGAGCAGGCACGGGCTGCGGACGGTGCCCATCGGGCGTGACGTGGTGATCGACGTCGCCTCCTTCACCCTGCAGGGCCGGCAGTGGCGCAACCTCCGCCAGGCGGTGCAGCGCACCCACAACGCGGGGATCACCACCGAGGTCCGCTCCGAGCGGGGCCTGGACAAGGAGACGCTGGCCGAGCTGCGCCGGCTCGTCGCCAGTAGCGACCACCGGCACGCCAACCGGGGCTTCTCGATGATCCTGGACCACCTGCTCGACGGCCGGACGCCGGGCATCCTGCTGGCCATCGCCCGCGACGCCGAGGGGCGGGCGGTGGCGTTCCACCGCTACGCCACGGCCGACGAGGGCCGCATGCTCACCCTGGACGTGCCCTACCGCTCCGCCGACGCCCCCAACGGGGTGGACGAGCGGCTCAGCGTGGACATGGTGCACCACGGCAAGGAGCACGGCGGGGAGAAGGTGTCGCTGGCGTTCGCGGCGTTCCCGGAGATCTTCGAGTCCACCCACCGGGGGGCGGGCCAGCAGGCGGTGTACGTCGCCACCCACCTGCTCGACCCGCTGATCCGCATCGAGTCGCTGTACCGCTTCGTGCGCAAGTTCCGGGCGCTGGACGGACAGCGGTTCGCGATGGTCAGGCTGCGCCAGGTGGCGTTCGTGCTGGCCGCGTTCCTGGTGCTGGAGTTCGTGCCGCACCGCCGGCGGAGCTGA
- the rsmD gene encoding 16S rRNA (guanine(966)-N(2))-methyltransferase RsmD, giving the protein MTRIIAGSAKGRRLTVPTKGTRPTSDRVREAIFSALHARTDLDDARVLDLYAGSGALGLEALSRGAREVLLVESDARAAAVARNNVSTVALPGATVRCCSVAAALGTPPEQPYDLVLADPPYAVTDQAVARVLQTLVTDGFVADGSLVVLERSARGAVTEWPEGLQPEVVKTYGETRVEIAACYGPVP; this is encoded by the coding sequence GTGACGCGGATCATCGCCGGGTCCGCCAAGGGGCGGCGGCTGACCGTCCCGACCAAGGGCACCCGCCCCACCTCCGACCGGGTGCGGGAGGCCATCTTCAGCGCGCTGCACGCGCGCACCGACCTCGACGACGCCCGGGTGCTGGACCTGTACGCGGGCTCGGGTGCGCTGGGGCTGGAGGCGCTCTCCCGCGGCGCCCGAGAGGTGCTGCTGGTGGAGTCCGACGCCCGCGCCGCCGCCGTGGCCCGCAACAACGTCAGCACCGTGGCCCTGCCCGGGGCGACGGTGCGCTGCTGCAGCGTGGCCGCCGCCCTGGGCACCCCGCCGGAGCAGCCCTACGACCTGGTGCTCGCCGACCCGCCGTACGCGGTCACCGACCAGGCCGTGGCCCGGGTGCTGCAGACGCTGGTGACCGACGGCTTCGTCGCCGACGGCTCGCTGGTGGTGCTGGAGAGGTCGGCCAGGGGTGCGGTCACCGAGTGGCCGGAGGGGCTGCAGCCGGAGGTGGTGAAGACCTACGGCGAGACCAGGGTTGAGATCGCCGCCTGTTACGGTCCCGTGCCATGA
- the rnc gene encoding ribonuclease III, which translates to MGSKHTDGAVLDRGPLLTALGVDLDPELLTLALTHRSYAYENGGLPTNERLEFLGDSVLGLAVTERLYRTLPDKSEGVLAKIRASVVNMHALAGVARTLGEGGLGAYLLLGKGEELTGGRDKTSILADGMESLLGAIHLQHGIETAREVVERLFHTLLTEAPLLGAGLDWKTSLQELTSERGLGVPVYDVQSSGPDHLKEFQARVLVSGDTLGVGSGRSKKEAEQKAASTAWRALSAAETPVEAEGTTSPSGA; encoded by the coding sequence GTGGGTAGCAAGCACACAGACGGAGCGGTTCTCGACCGCGGTCCGCTGCTGACGGCACTCGGGGTCGATCTCGACCCCGAGCTGCTGACGCTCGCACTCACGCACCGCTCGTACGCGTACGAGAACGGTGGCCTGCCGACCAACGAGCGGCTGGAGTTCCTCGGGGACTCCGTGCTCGGGCTGGCAGTCACCGAGCGGCTCTACCGCACCCTGCCGGACAAGTCCGAGGGTGTGCTCGCCAAGATCCGGGCCAGCGTGGTCAACATGCACGCGCTGGCCGGGGTCGCCCGCACCCTCGGCGAGGGTGGGCTCGGTGCGTACCTCTTGCTGGGCAAGGGTGAAGAGCTCACCGGCGGCCGGGACAAGACCAGCATCCTGGCCGACGGCATGGAGTCGCTGCTGGGGGCCATCCACCTGCAGCACGGCATCGAGACCGCCCGCGAGGTGGTGGAGCGGCTGTTCCACACGCTGCTCACCGAGGCGCCGCTGCTGGGGGCCGGCCTGGACTGGAAGACCAGCCTGCAGGAGCTCACCTCCGAGCGCGGCCTGGGCGTGCCCGTCTACGACGTGCAGTCCAGCGGCCCCGATCACCTCAAGGAGTTCCAGGCGCGCGTGCTCGTCTCGGGGGACACCCTGGGGGTGGGCTCCGGCCGCAGCAAGAAGGAGGCGGAGCAGAAGGCCGCCTCCACCGCCTGGCGCGCCCTGTCGGCGGCCGAGACCCCCGTCGAGGCTGAGGGAACCACCTCCCCCTCCGGAGCCTGA